The Treponema sp. Marseille-Q3903 genomic interval ATTAACTAGTCAGAAGTTATTATTCCACGTGAATCTATTTTATTCTAAAAGGGGTATTGTTATGATTGAACCGCTCATCAAAAGAAACAATTTACTTGGTCCAAAAGTTGTCGAAGCATTGAAGAGACGTCAGTTTGATGCGTATTATGTTGCAAACAAAAAAAATGTCGCAGAAAAAGTTTTGGAGCTCATTCCTCAAAATGATGTTGTTTCTTGGGGAGGCACGACGACTGTCGAACAGCTTGGAATAAAAAAACTTCTAAAAGACAATGGATACTCAGTTATCGACCGCGACAGTGCAAAAAGTCTTGAAGAGAAATTAGAGAAGATGCGCAACTCTCTGAACTGCGATACATTTCTTATGAGCAGCAATGCGATCACAGAAAAAGGAGAATTGTTCAATATCGACCGCGTCGGAAACAGAGTTGCCGCCCTTTGTTTTGGTCCTAAAAGCGTGATCATAATAGCCGGTATGAATAAAATTGTTCCTGATATGGAAGCCGCTTATTCTAAAGTTAGACATTATACATCTCCAATAAATGCGCAGAGATTTTGCGATTCAACGCCGTGCTCAAAAACAGGAGAATGTGCTGATTGCTTAAGTCCGCAGTGTTGTTGTGCCCAAATGGTCGCAACTCGTTTTTGCTTCCCTGCAGGCAAAATAAAAATCGTTCTTGTAAACGATGAACTTGGAATCTGATTGAGTTTCAACAAGACGTAAAAGGCGTGAAGATCTACAATACTTTGTAAAAAGGATTCTATATGACTGATTTGGAAAAAAACACTTTGTTCACAGAAGTTTACGAACTTCTCGATATTTTTAATGAATACACACCGATTCAGCGGGACGGCGTTTTTATTGTTGACGCAGTAAAGCTCTGCTATACACAGATGATTGACTATATTGTAAAAGATTTATCTGAAGCTGCAAACTTAAAAGATTGGCTAGATAAGACAGATTTTTGGACTGCTCCCGCTTCAACTAAGTTTCATGGAAATTTTAAAGGAGGATTAAGCATTCATACGCTGATGGTAATAAAACAGTCTCTTGTGTTTGCAAAACCGATGCTAGAAAATTTCTTTGCATCTCCTGAAGGTGAAAAATACACAATCACCGCTAAAGATATTTTTATATCGGCTCTTTGCCACGACTTTTGCAAAACTGGATTTTACAGCATTGAATATCGCAATACTAAAGATATCACCGGCAATTGGGTAAAACAGCCGTTTTACAAAACTAAGAGCGACAACCGTAATCTTGGGCACGGAAATGAATCTGTTTTGATGATGCTTGAGATTATGCCTTCGATAATTCACAACAGAATGGTGATTGAAGCTGTCAGCCGCCACATGGGATTTTCTGACTTATCGGAGAGCGAATCATACAATTATTCAAATTTTTTGATGAATCCGCTTGTAATTTTACTCCAAACAGCAGACCAGACAGCATCTCAATGGTACGGACTTTGATTATATCAAAAACTTTAATTTTTAAACTTTAATAATATTGCATTTATTTAGTGAAACTGTATTGTCTATTTTTTTTTTTTGATTTATTATATTGACATCAACTGGTACAAAACAGCGTACCATTGTTGTTGTGACTAAATTGTCAGGAGGTCATATTTTGGCTAAAGGAAGACCTTTAATCAATGTTGAACGTTGTAAGGGCTGCGGATTGTGTATTCGCGTATGTCCAAAAAAAATTTTGGAAATGTCAGAGCAGACAAACGGGCAGGGAGTTTCATACCCAGTGTGCATAAATGAAGATTTATGTATCGCATGTTCATTTTGTGCAACAATGTGTCCTGATACGGTGATCGAAATAGAGCTTAATGATTGAAATCAGTCAAAACAAACCGAATAAACAGTTTGTTCTTGATTTTACACATTAATTAATAAGAGGTTTTCAATGACAAATACAAATAAAGTTTTAATGAAAGGAAACGAAGCGATTGGAGAAGCTGCTGTCAGAGCCGGTTGTCGTTATTACTTTGCTTATCCAATCACACCGCAAAATGAGATTCCTGCATATATGGCAAAAAGACTTCCTGAAGTCGGTGGTACATTTCTTCAGGCAGAATCAGAGCTCGCCGCAATCAACATGGTGATGGGAGCTTCTGCCGCCGGTGCAAGAACTATGACTTCATCATCTTCTCCCGGAATTTCTTTAAAACAGGAAGGAATCTCTTATATTTCCGGTGCGCAGCTGCCGGCAGTTGTCGTAAACATGATGAGAGGTGGACCCGGACTTGGCAATATCGCCGGCGCTCAGGGAGACTATTTTCAGGCGACACGCGGCGGTGGAAACGGAGATTATCATGTAGTTGTAATTGCTCCGGGAACCGTTCAGGAAATGGCAGACTTGACTGTAAAATCGTTTGAAATTGCAGATAAATATCGTGTTCTTTGTATGATTTTAGGGGACGGTTACCTTGGGCAGATGTCTGAACAGTGTATCCTTCCGGAGTTTGTAAAAGATTTTCCCGAAAAGCCATGGGCGTTGACAGGGAAGACTCCCGAACGCAAGCAAAATAAAATCATGTCGCTGAAACTTTCGGGAATCGACGGTGAATTGAACAAACATACAAAAGCGCTTTTTGAAAACTATCAGAATATTCAGGACAATGAAACTTTATCTGAAACATTTATGTGTGACGATGCTGATTTTGTCCTCACCGGATATGGAACTTGTGCTCGCGTATGTAAAAAAGCGGTGAAGTTGCTTCGCGAGCAAGGGATAAAAGTAGGTCTTTTTCGTCCAATAACACTGTGGCCGTTCCCTCAAAAAGAAATTGAAGCGGCTTGTGCAAATTCAAAAAAAATATTAACTGTTGAAATGTCTATGGGGCAGATGGTTCAAGATGTAAAACTTTATTGTGGTCATAAGCCAGGCGATGTTGATTTCTATGGAGAGCCGGGCGGAGTTATACCGTCTGTTGATGTAATTATAGAGAGGATAAAGAGCTATGTCTAAAAAATATGAATTTCCAAAATCAATGATAGATGTCCCAACTCATTACTGTGGCGGTTGCGGTCATGGAATTGTACATAAACTAATTTGTCAGGTGATTGACGAGATGTGTATCCAACATGATGTCCTTTTAGTCGCTCCTGTCGGATGTGCGGTTTACGCTTACAATTATATAGACGTAGACGCTTGCGAAGCCGCTCACGGTAGAGCGCCTGCTGTTGCGACAGGCATGAAACGCGTTCACCCTGACAAACTTGTGATAAGCTACCAGGGGGATGGAGACCTTCTTGCTATTGGAACAGGGGAGACAATTCACGCTGCAAACCGCGGAGAAAATATCACAGTGATTTTTATCAACAATGCAATTTATGGTATGACAGGCGGGCAGATGGCTCCAACGTCGTTAGTCGGTCAAGTGACAAAAACAACTCCATTCGGACGCAATTCTGATGAAGTCGGATATCCGATAAGAGCATGTGAACTTTTGAATACACTTGTTGAACCAAAATATATAGAAAGGTGTGCAGTTTACGATGTAAAGCACATCAATCAGACTAAAGCCGCAATAAAAAAAGCTCTTACATATCAAAAAGATAAAAAAGGCTACAGTTTTGTTGAAGTGCTTTCCATGTGTCCTACAAATTGGGGCGTTTCTCCGACAGTTGCAGCAGACTGGGTAAAAGAGCAGATGGAACCTTATTATCCTCTTGGGGTGTTCCGCGACGTTCCATCAGGGGTTGTGCCTGAATTCGCAGCACCAAAATCAGGAGTTGTAAAAAAATGACAACAGAAATAATTTTTGCCGGATTCGGCGGGCAAGGTGTTATTCTTGCCGGTAAAATTCTTGCTCTCGCAGGAATGAATGAAGATAAATATGTTTCTCACATCCCATCTTACGGTGCCGAAATGCGCGGCGGAACTGCTAACTGCTCTGTTATCGTAAGTGATGATGAAGTAGCTTCCCCTGTAATTGAAAAGCCTGATGTAGTTGTAGCTTTGAACAAACCTTCGATGACAAAGTTTGAAAAATGGCTGAAACCAGGCGGACTTTTGATATACAATTCGTCTTTGATCGACATAAAGCCTGTCCGCACCGATATAAAAACTATTGCACTCCCTGCAAACGAAATTGCAGCAGAGACAGACAATCCTCGAGGTTCAAACATGGTCGCACTTGGCTGCCTTGCAAAAGTCTGTAAAGGAATGATAAGTGGAGTTAAGCCGTTTGAGTACGCATTGGATGAAGCTATTTCTGCAAGAAATAAAAAATTTAATCCAATAAACATCAAGACAATTGAAACTGCGTACAATAAAGATTACAAGATAAATTAGCAGTGCGGATAAAAGCTGATACTTTCAAATAAAGTCAGGAATCTATAATCAGCAATCAAGCAATCTGCGCAATAACAAAAAAGGAGGTGTGATAAAAAGTGTCGTCTGAAATATCGCCGATACTTTTTATTTCGAGTTTGCCTGGATGTTTGCAGAAGACGTGTATACGTGTCGTTTCGATAAAAATCAAATGAATACGATACGCTTTATTTTGCAAACTCGACTATTGAACGTGTGCGCTCTTGCGCACGGCTAAAAACTTTTTCGGAAATTGCTATTTCCTGCAAAAGTTTTTATGGGAGGTTTTAGGATGAGTGAAAAAAATAAAATCGGTGCTAAAGTAAAATTAGTGCGGGAAAACAGAAAACTCAGTGTTGAAGATGTATCGGAGCGCACGAATTTAAGCGTTGAACAAATTTTAAGCATTGAAAGCGGAGCGCTCGTGCCGAATCTAACTCCTTTGATAAAAATCGCCCGAGTTCTCGGTGTTCGGCTCGGAACTTTCATGGATGATGATGAAAACCTTGGACCTGTTGTCGCACATTCTAAAGATAAAAAAGAAGTTACACGATTCAGTGACCGCGGAAATGCCGTTAACTCTGACCTTGATTTTTATACGCTTGCGCAAAATAAAGCCGGTCGTCACATGGATCCTTTTATAATAGATATTTTCCCTTCATCAGAGGAAGATATTAAACTTTCAACACACGAAGGCGAAGAGTTTATTTATGTCCTTGAAGGCGAAGTAGAAATTCTATACGGAAAAGATAAATATGAATTAAAACAGGGCGACTCAATATATTACGAATCGATTGTAGCTCATCATGTTCACAGCCATGGCAACTGCAATGCTAAAATTCTCGCCGTTGTATATACGCCTGTTTGATGAAAATACGTAAAAAAATATGACAGATATTCAAAAAAAATTATTTTCACGCCAAGACTCGAAATACGCCGATTTTGTCGCTAAGTTAGTCCCAACAGAACCTCGAGAATCTTTTATCGGTGTTCGTGCAGCCGAGTATAGTAAAATCCTAAAAGAAATCGGTTGTTTTTCTGAACAAGCTAAAACATTTATGAATGAGGTTCCACATCAATATCAGGAGGAAAATATTCTTCATATCCAGCTGATAAATAGACTAAAAGACTTTGAACAGTGCATTTTTGAAATCAACAAGTTTTTGCCATTTGTGACTAACTGGGCTGTAAGCGACGGACTAAATCCAAAAGTATTAAATAAAAATCATGGAAAATTGCTTTCTCACGTAAAAAACTGGATTGAAAGCGACAAGCCTTATACAAAGCGAATAGGAATGATTTTGTTTATGAAAAACTTCTTGGGAAGCGATTTTGATCAGGAATACCTTGAGTGGCCTGCAAAAGTTAGAACAGACGAATATTATGTCAATATGATGACTGCGTGGCTTTTTGCCGAAGCGCTTGCAAAGCAGTGGAACAGCGCAATTAAATTTGTTGAGCAAAGACGACTCGACACTTGGACGCACAATAAAACTATCCAAAAGGCGCTCGAGAGTTTTAGAATTACACCGGAACAAAAAGAATATTTACGGAATCTGAAAATAAAATCATAGAAAGATGTTTAAGTTTGAACTGTTTGACATAAAAAATATTCCACAAATTGTAGATATTGTTTTTCCTCTTTGGAGCGATTTTGATGCCCCGGAAACTTATCGCCGTCTTTATTCGGAATTGATAATCCGCAGTAACCTTTTTGAAAACGATAAACGCTTCCAGCTTACAGATAATAAAACAGGTGAGTTCCTTGTGAGTTCATTTTTTATGTGCAAGGGAGATTTGTGTACTGTAAATAGCTGGGTTCGACAAATAAACAAAGATTTCACGCTTCAACAAAAACAGGCGTTTGATAGATGTCGTTCATATATAGAACTGATGGATTATAAAACTCAAAAATTGATGAATGATGATGATATTCAATTGACACTTTATGTCAGCAATAAAAAAGGCTGCGGTTCTCAAATGCTAAAAAAGTCTGCAAAATTGCTTCTTTCAAAAGGGTATAAAACGCTTTATCTTTGGACAGATTGTGAATGCGACTGGAAATGGTACGCAGAGCACGGTTTTGAGATGATTTACAACGGTGTTTGCGATATGTTTACATACAAAAAACAGGAATTCAAAACGTTTATATTTAAGAAAAATCTTTTAGAAATATGATTTTGATATTGCAAATCGTTATGATGAGCGATGGTGCCGACTTTTACCGCAGATTTAGCAGCCAAGTTATAAAAATAATTTAATTATATTAAAGAGTTTTATTGATATTAAATTAATTTTAAGATAATATACCAGACATAAACAATACATAAACAATAGATGAAAGAGGTATATATGTTCGATATTACTTTAAATCAGTTGTTGAGAGAAAAAGTTAGCGCTAATCCGTCTCACGAATTTATGGTTTATGCAGATCGTGATTTGCGTTTTTCTTATGCTCAATTTGACAAACGGGTCGATGATTTAGCTTGCGGACTGTATGCCATCGGCGTTCGTAAAGGTCAAAATGTCGGAATATGGGCGACTAACATTCCCGACTGGCTTACGTATATGTTTGCCTGCGCTCGACTTGGAGCTGTAGCAGTTACCGTAAACACGTCTTATAAAACTCACGAACTTGAATATCTTATAAAACAGTCGGATTTGACCACACTTTGTCTTTCAGATGGAATAAAAGATTCCGACTATGTCTCAATGATAAAAGTGCTGATTCCTGAACTTGACAGTTATGAGCGAGGTTGTCTAAAATCGGCAAAATTCCCATGCTTAAAAAATGTTGTCTTTATGGGACCAGAAAAATTTCGAGGACTTTATTCAACTCCCGAATTGCTTTTGCTTGGTCAACATGTCGATATCGAAATTATCCATAAGATTGAATCTGAAGTCACTCCTGAAGACGTTGTAAACATGCAGTATACATCAGGAACAACAGGTTTTCCAAAAGGCGTGATGCTGACAAGCAACAACATCATAAACAATGGGTTTATAATCGGTGAACGCATGCGTTATACAGAAAATGATCGACTTTGCCTTCTTGTTCCATTATTCCATTGTTTTGGAATTGTACTTGGAGTTATGGCAGTCCTTACACACGGAGGAACTCTTGTCCTTCTTGAAAATTTTGATCCGTTAGTTGCACTCGCTTCAATTCAAAAAGAAAAGTGTACTTCTTTGTACGGAGTTCCGACAATGTTTATTTCGGAATTGAACCATCCGATGTTCAGCATGTTTGATTTGTCTTCTCTGCGCACCGGAATCATGGCCGGGGCCGGTGTCCCTGTCGAATTGATGAAAAAAGTGATCGAAAAAATGCACATGCCTGAGATAACATCAGTTTATGGACTTACTGAAACAAGCCCTGGAATGACACAGAGCCATTGGGATGACAGCGTTGAAGTTAAAACCACTACGGTAGGCGATGCTTTTGATGGAATTGAAGTGAAAGTTATCGACCCTGAAAGCGGCAAAGAGTGTCCTGTAGGCGTTCAAGGTGAAATGTGCTGCAAAGGTTGGAATGTCATGAAAGGTTATTACAAAATGCCGGAAGCGACTGCTCAAGCGATAGATAAAGATGGATTTTTGCATTCCGGCGATCTTGGTGTAAAAGACGAAAATGGGAATTTCAGAATTACAGGACGCATTAAAGATATGATTATTCGTGGCGGCGAAAATATCTATCCGCGAGAAATAGAAGAATTTTTGATTAAAATGCCCGAGATTAAAGACATTCAAGTTGCCGCTGTAAAATCGGAACATTATGGCGAGATAACAGGTGCATTCATAATTTTGCACGATGATGCTAAACTTACAGAACAAGATGTGATTGAATTTTGTCGAGGAAAACTTTCAAAATACAAATGGCCGCAGTTAGTCATGTTTTTGAAAGAATTCCCGATGACTGGTTCAGGAAAAATTCAGAAATTTAAGCTCACAGAGATTGGCACAAAGTATCGCCGTGAGAAATTAAAGATCGATGATTGATTTCATCGTAATCAAAAAAAATAAAAGAGGTTGGCTATGAACGAAGATATAAAGGCTGTTGCAGACCGTCTTATAGGTTTGCGTGAAATCATGGATGTTTCTGTAGAGGAAGCTGCCGGTGTTTGCGGCATTTCTATAGAGCAGTATCAAAAATATGAAACTGGAACTGTTGATATTCCGGTCGGTGTGCTTCAGTCAATGTCGAGAAAATACGGGATCGATCTTGGAACTCTGATATCAGGCAAAGAGCCTCACATGCATTCTTACTGTCTAACAAAAAAGGACAAAGGGCTTTCTGTAGAACGTAGGAGTGACTATAAATATCAGGCGCTTGCGTCGGGGTTTCAAAACCGCAAAGCCGATCCTTTTATTGTTTCTATTACGCCGGAAGAAACAAAAGAGATTCACTTTAACTCTCACCCCGGTCATGAATTTGAATACATGATTGAAGGCAGCATGAAACTTGTAATCGACGGTAAGGAACTTATACTTGAAGAAGGTGATTCAGTTTATTTTGATGCGACATGCAAACACGGCATGCAGGCATTGAACAACAAAAATGCTAAATTTTTGGCAATAATAATCTAAGGGAAAATTATGTTAGAGAAATTTCTAGAGCGGACAGAGTTTACTGATTATGATGACTTCTTTAAAAATTATAAAATCAACGTGCCTGAGAATTTCAACTTTGGGTATGATGTTGTAGATTATCTTGGGAAAAATAACCCTGATGCAAAAGCTTTTGTGTGGTGCAATGATGAGGGTGAAGAACTCACTCTGACTTTCAAGGAAGTTTCAGAGAGAACAGACAAAGCTGCCGCATTTTTTAGAAAGCAGGGAATTAAAAAAGGTGACTTTGTGATGCTGATTTTACAGCGTCGGTACGAATTTTGGATTTCTATTGTTGCCCTTCACAAAATAGGTGCTGCCGTGATTCCTGCAACTCACATGCTTACAAAAGACGATATAATATTTCGTTGCAATGCCGCTTATATAAAAGCGATCGTCGCTGTAGATGACCGCGATGTTTTTAAATTTTGTCAACAGGCAAAAGCAGAATCTCCTTCTTTAAAAACTTTGATTGGCGTTGCACCTTTTGGGATAGACAAAGGTTTTAATGAAGAACAAAAGTCCGCAAATCCTGACTGGATAGATTTTACATCAGGCGTATCATCTGTCACAGAAAAAGAAATAGAAGAGCTTCATTCCCTTAATCGCCGTGATATAAACACAAACATGGACATCATGCTTGCATATTTTACATCAGGCACTACAAGCCATCCAAAACTTGTTGCACATAACTTCATGTATCCGCTTGGACACATTGTCACAGCTTCTTACTGGCAGCAGGTTCGGAAGGGAGGTCTTCATCTTACTGTTGCGGACACAGGTTGGGGTAAGGCAGTATGGGGCAAACTGTACGGTCAGTGGATTGCAGAATGCTGTGTATTTATCTACGACTATCATGATAAATTTAAACCGATTGATTTGATGGATCAGATTCAAAAGCATCACATAACTTCTTTTTGTGCTCCACCTACAATATATCGATTTTTGATTCAAGAAGATTTAAAAAAATACAATTTTTCAAGCTGCGAACACTGGTCTACAGCCGGCGAACCTCTTTCAGAAGAAGTGTTCAACAAATGGAAATCTGTTACCGGAAAAGAAATTCATGAAGGTTTTGGTCAGACAGAAACAACTCTTTCTCTCTTTAATTACGGAAATGAAAAGATTAAACCAGGCAGCCTCGGAAAACCTGCCCCTTACTACAATGTAACTCTTGTAGATGAAGACGGCAACGAGGTAGAAGATGGTGAAATAGGCGAAATCGTTGTCGAAATGAAAAATGGCGTATTTCCGGGACTTTTTATGAGTTACTTTGGTGACGAAGCGAAGACAAAGTCTGTGATGCACGACGGCTGGTACCATACAAGCGACAATGCATGGCGTGATGAAGACGGATATTTCTGGTTTACAGGACGCAATGATGACGTTATAAAATGTTCAGGGTATAGGATTGGAACATTCGAGGTTGAATCTGTTTTGATGCAGCATCCTGCCGTAGTTGAATGTGCAGTTACAGCCGCTCCTGACCCTGTCCGCTGTCAGATTGTAAAGGCGACTATTGTGCTTGCAAAAGGGTATTCACCATCTGATGAACTTGTAAAAGATATTCAAAATTTTGTAAAAAAGACAACAGCTCCTTACAAATATCCGCGAATTGTACAGTTTGCAGATTCTTTGCCAAAGACTATAAGCGGAAAAATCAAGCGCAAAGATATAAAATAAATTGTAGGCGCAAATAAACACGCGCCACTGTACTGCTTACAGATTTCCGTCATCTAACCCATCTAACAGCCGGGTAAATATTGCAACTCTAATTGTTTTTATTTTTGTTGTATATTTTATTTGCAACGTCAATCAGTTTGCTTTTTTCATTCATTGACGGATCTTCGATGACGCAGTCTAAAAGTTCATTTAAAATTATTCCGAGTTGTTTGCCGGCAGGAATCCCTTCTTTTATTAAATCTTTGCCGTTTACAGCAAGTGCTTTCAACGATAGAACATTTTGTTTTGCCATGATGTCTGCAATTCTGTTTTTAAGTTCAATTAAAAGAGAGACTGCCTGACTTTTAGAATCTACTGGAGTGTTATACATTCCGTACATATCGGCAAGACGTAAATCAAATAAATCTTCGAGCGATTGTGGCGTTGCTCTTATTATAAAACGGCGCACTGCGGCATCTGTCCACGTTTGCTCATAATGAAACATGTGCTGTTCTACAAGATGGCATACATTGTTTGTCATTTCGTTGCTGAATTTTAAACGGATCATAATATGTCGTGTGACTTTTTCACCGATTTTTTCATGGTTGTAAAAAGTAAGCGTTTCGACTCCGTTTTCCACGCTTATCTGTTTTGCTAAAGGTTTTCCGATGTCGTGAAAAAGGGCAGCTAGGCGCACATTTTCTTTAGAAGGAGGAGCTCCGTCGCACGCATAAAATAAGTGGTCGAGCACGTCAAATTTGTGAAACCCGCGGTAATCAGACTGAATACATCCTCGGCATGCTGATAATTCAGGAATGAAAAGTTTTAATATTCCTGTCTCTTCCATAAGTTTTAGACCTACAGAAGGTTTTTCTGTTTTTATAATCTTTTCAAATTCGTCATGAAACCTTTCGATCGAAATTGAAATCACTTTTTTTTGAATTTCACTTTTGAATATCTCTGAATATGTATTTTTTTCTATACTAAAATTGAGTTTTGCAGCGAATCTCAATGCTCGAATTGGGCGCAGTCCGTCTTCCATAAATCTGTCGTACGCATCACCGACTGTACGGATCAATTTTCGTTTTATATCTTTTTGACCGCCGTATGGATCAACAATTTTGCCGTCTTTTAAATCAACTGCGATTGAATTCATCGTAAAATCACGGCGGCTTAAGTCTTCTTTGATTGTGGCTGCATAATTTACTTTGTCGGGATGCCTTCCATCAGAATAAGTTGTTTCAGTTCTGAAAGTTGTGACTTCAATTTCTGTTTTCATAAAGTGCACGGTCACAGTTCCGTGCTCAATTCCTGTCGGCACGACAAATTTAAAAATGCGGATCACATCTTGAGGAAAAGCGTTTGTCGCAACATCCCAATCAGAAGCTTTTTGACCAAGAAATATATCGCGTACAGCTCCACCGACAAGGTATGCTTTAAAACCGTTTTTTTCAAAGACTTTGTAAAATTCTTTAAGAACATGAGGAATCTGAATTTTCTTTTTTAATCCGAAATTGAAAAGTGAAATCATAGTTAATTAATTCCCATCGAAATAAAATTGACTACGTTTGAGACAATCAAAAAAATAAAACTCAATATGATAAAAAAAGTCAGCATAACCATATTCACGATGTTTTTAAATTTGTATTTTTCAGTGACGATTTTAATTATAGTCTCGGCCAAAAGAA includes:
- a CDS encoding lactate utilization protein — translated: MIEPLIKRNNLLGPKVVEALKRRQFDAYYVANKKNVAEKVLELIPQNDVVSWGGTTTVEQLGIKKLLKDNGYSVIDRDSAKSLEEKLEKMRNSLNCDTFLMSSNAITEKGELFNIDRVGNRVAALCFGPKSVIIIAGMNKIVPDMEAAYSKVRHYTSPINAQRFCDSTPCSKTGECADCLSPQCCCAQMVATRFCFPAGKIKIVLVNDELGI
- a CDS encoding 4Fe-4S binding protein, with the protein product MAKGRPLINVERCKGCGLCIRVCPKKILEMSEQTNGQGVSYPVCINEDLCIACSFCATMCPDTVIEIELND
- a CDS encoding 3-methyl-2-oxobutanoate dehydrogenase subunit VorB produces the protein MTNTNKVLMKGNEAIGEAAVRAGCRYYFAYPITPQNEIPAYMAKRLPEVGGTFLQAESELAAINMVMGASAAGARTMTSSSSPGISLKQEGISYISGAQLPAVVVNMMRGGPGLGNIAGAQGDYFQATRGGGNGDYHVVVIAPGTVQEMADLTVKSFEIADKYRVLCMILGDGYLGQMSEQCILPEFVKDFPEKPWALTGKTPERKQNKIMSLKLSGIDGELNKHTKALFENYQNIQDNETLSETFMCDDADFVLTGYGTCARVCKKAVKLLREQGIKVGLFRPITLWPFPQKEIEAACANSKKILTVEMSMGQMVQDVKLYCGHKPGDVDFYGEPGGVIPSVDVIIERIKSYV
- a CDS encoding thiamine pyrophosphate-dependent enzyme, with the protein product MSKKYEFPKSMIDVPTHYCGGCGHGIVHKLICQVIDEMCIQHDVLLVAPVGCAVYAYNYIDVDACEAAHGRAPAVATGMKRVHPDKLVISYQGDGDLLAIGTGETIHAANRGENITVIFINNAIYGMTGGQMAPTSLVGQVTKTTPFGRNSDEVGYPIRACELLNTLVEPKYIERCAVYDVKHINQTKAAIKKALTYQKDKKGYSFVEVLSMCPTNWGVSPTVAADWVKEQMEPYYPLGVFRDVPSGVVPEFAAPKSGVVKK
- a CDS encoding 2-oxoacid:acceptor oxidoreductase family protein encodes the protein MTTEIIFAGFGGQGVILAGKILALAGMNEDKYVSHIPSYGAEMRGGTANCSVIVSDDEVASPVIEKPDVVVALNKPSMTKFEKWLKPGGLLIYNSSLIDIKPVRTDIKTIALPANEIAAETDNPRGSNMVALGCLAKVCKGMISGVKPFEYALDEAISARNKKFNPINIKTIETAYNKDYKIN
- a CDS encoding helix-turn-helix domain-containing protein codes for the protein MSEKNKIGAKVKLVRENRKLSVEDVSERTNLSVEQILSIESGALVPNLTPLIKIARVLGVRLGTFMDDDENLGPVVAHSKDKKEVTRFSDRGNAVNSDLDFYTLAQNKAGRHMDPFIIDIFPSSEEDIKLSTHEGEEFIYVLEGEVEILYGKDKYELKQGDSIYYESIVAHHVHSHGNCNAKILAVVYTPV
- a CDS encoding DNA alkylation repair protein; its protein translation is MTDIQKKLFSRQDSKYADFVAKLVPTEPRESFIGVRAAEYSKILKEIGCFSEQAKTFMNEVPHQYQEENILHIQLINRLKDFEQCIFEINKFLPFVTNWAVSDGLNPKVLNKNHGKLLSHVKNWIESDKPYTKRIGMILFMKNFLGSDFDQEYLEWPAKVRTDEYYVNMMTAWLFAEALAKQWNSAIKFVEQRRLDTWTHNKTIQKALESFRITPEQKEYLRNLKIKS
- a CDS encoding AMP-binding protein, whose protein sequence is MFDITLNQLLREKVSANPSHEFMVYADRDLRFSYAQFDKRVDDLACGLYAIGVRKGQNVGIWATNIPDWLTYMFACARLGAVAVTVNTSYKTHELEYLIKQSDLTTLCLSDGIKDSDYVSMIKVLIPELDSYERGCLKSAKFPCLKNVVFMGPEKFRGLYSTPELLLLGQHVDIEIIHKIESEVTPEDVVNMQYTSGTTGFPKGVMLTSNNIINNGFIIGERMRYTENDRLCLLVPLFHCFGIVLGVMAVLTHGGTLVLLENFDPLVALASIQKEKCTSLYGVPTMFISELNHPMFSMFDLSSLRTGIMAGAGVPVELMKKVIEKMHMPEITSVYGLTETSPGMTQSHWDDSVEVKTTTVGDAFDGIEVKVIDPESGKECPVGVQGEMCCKGWNVMKGYYKMPEATAQAIDKDGFLHSGDLGVKDENGNFRITGRIKDMIIRGGENIYPREIEEFLIKMPEIKDIQVAAVKSEHYGEITGAFIILHDDAKLTEQDVIEFCRGKLSKYKWPQLVMFLKEFPMTGSGKIQKFKLTEIGTKYRREKLKIDD
- a CDS encoding helix-turn-helix domain-containing protein, with amino-acid sequence MNEDIKAVADRLIGLREIMDVSVEEAAGVCGISIEQYQKYETGTVDIPVGVLQSMSRKYGIDLGTLISGKEPHMHSYCLTKKDKGLSVERRSDYKYQALASGFQNRKADPFIVSITPEETKEIHFNSHPGHEFEYMIEGSMKLVIDGKELILEEGDSVYFDATCKHGMQALNNKNAKFLAIII
- a CDS encoding AMP-binding protein, giving the protein MLEKFLERTEFTDYDDFFKNYKINVPENFNFGYDVVDYLGKNNPDAKAFVWCNDEGEELTLTFKEVSERTDKAAAFFRKQGIKKGDFVMLILQRRYEFWISIVALHKIGAAVIPATHMLTKDDIIFRCNAAYIKAIVAVDDRDVFKFCQQAKAESPSLKTLIGVAPFGIDKGFNEEQKSANPDWIDFTSGVSSVTEKEIEELHSLNRRDINTNMDIMLAYFTSGTTSHPKLVAHNFMYPLGHIVTASYWQQVRKGGLHLTVADTGWGKAVWGKLYGQWIAECCVFIYDYHDKFKPIDLMDQIQKHHITSFCAPPTIYRFLIQEDLKKYNFSSCEHWSTAGEPLSEEVFNKWKSVTGKEIHEGFGQTETTLSLFNYGNEKIKPGSLGKPAPYYNVTLVDEDGNEVEDGEIGEIVVEMKNGVFPGLFMSYFGDEAKTKSVMHDGWYHTSDNAWRDEDGYFWFTGRNDDVIKCSGYRIGTFEVESVLMQHPAVVECAVTAAPDPVRCQIVKATIVLAKGYSPSDELVKDIQNFVKKTTAPYKYPRIVQFADSLPKTISGKIKRKDIK